From a single Mus caroli chromosome X, CAROLI_EIJ_v1.1, whole genome shotgun sequence genomic region:
- the LOC115030076 gene encoding profilin-1-like translates to MCLQSELCSDAAIITNSPPWLLASFTEGNFTQITQEEIQTLLAREGREKLFLQGITLAGIKCLLIRDNLLAQGNSMDFRTKGQSRSSQAVTIVQIESVYLVVMGKKGTEGGPLNLKAFEIAGYMREAILKKMTHS, encoded by the coding sequence ATGTGCCTACAATCTGAGTTGTGCAGTGATGCAGCAATTATCACCAACTCTCCACCCTGGTTATTAGCTTCTTTTACTGAAGGAAACTTTACTCAGATCACCCAGGAAGAAATTCAGACCTTACTGGCAAGAGAGGGTAGAGAAAAACTGTTTCTCCAGGGAATCACCCTTGCTGGAATCAAATGCCTGTTGATCCGAGACAACTTGCTCGCCCAAGGCAACAGCATGGACTTTCGTACCAAAGGCCAAAGTCGAAGTAGCCAGGCAGTGACTATAGTTCAGATAGAGTCTGTGTATCTTGTGGTGATGGGAAAGAAGGGGACCGAAGGAGGACCTCTCAACCTCAAAGCTTTTGAGATAGCAGGCTACATGAGAGAGGCCATT